One window of Quercus robur chromosome 5, dhQueRobu3.1, whole genome shotgun sequence genomic DNA carries:
- the LOC126725351 gene encoding clavaminate synthase-like protein At3g21360 isoform X1 encodes MSETFLEFQIPHQKLFNGIQFPLVLSPNPKSQTPPSSLSLFTQAIKTEKTFLDSVLHKSGAILLRGFPVNTASDFNDVVEAFGFEELPYVGGAAPRNKVVGRVFTTNDSPPDQKIPFHHEMAQVTTFPSKLFFFCEVEPGSGGETPIVLSHLVYEKMKERHPEFLERLEEHGLLYTRVIGEDDDLSSPIGRGWKSTFLTKDKSVAEERAANLGTKLEWLEDSVKTIMGPLPAIKFDKTRQRKIWFNSMVFAYIGWEDARNDPVKAVTFGDGKPLPADIVYDCLNILEEESVAFPWQKGDVLLLDNWAALHARRSFDPPRRILASLCK; translated from the exons ATGTCGGAGACATTCTTGGAATTCCAAATCCCACACCAAAAGCTTTTCAATGGAATTCAATTCCCTTTAGTTCTATCACCCAACCCCAAGTCCCAGACCCCTCCTTCCTCTCTGTCTCTTTTCACCCAAGCGATCAAAACCGAGAAAACTTTTCTCGACTCTGTTCTCCACAAGTCCGGTGCTATACTCCTCAGGGGCTTTCCTGTAAATACAGCGTCTGACTTCAACGACGTCGTTGAGGCCTTTGGCTTCGAGGAACTTCCTTACGTGGGTGGAGCTGCCCCTCGGAACAAAGTTGTGGGTCGGGTCTTCACCACCAATGACTCCCCGCCAGACCAGAAGATTCCTTTTCACCATGAAATGGCTCAG GTTACTACATTCCCTTCCAAGCTGTTTTTCTTCTGTGAAGTGGAGCCTGGAAGTGGGGGAGAGACTCCTATTGTTCTTAGCCATCTTGTCTatgaaaagatgaaagagagacACCCAGAATTTCTTGAACGACTAGAAGAGCATGGATTGTTATATACGCGGGTAATAGGGGAAGATGATGACCTGTCATCTCCGATCGGGCGTGGGTGGAAATCAACATTCTTGACTAAAGACAAGAGTGTGGCTGAGGAAAG GGCTGCTAATTTGGGGACGAAGCTGGAATGGCTGGAGGATTCAGTGAAAACAATAATGGGTCCACTCCCAGCTATTAAATTCGACAAGACAAGACAGCGCAAGATTTGGTTTAACAGCATGGTTTTCGCTTATATAGGCTGGGAGGATGCCAGGAATGATCCTGTAAAAGCTGTTACCTTTGGAGACGGCAAACCCTTGCCAGCTGATATCGTCTATGACTGTCTAAATATCCTTGAAGAGGAAAGTGTAGCCTTTCCTTGGCAGAAAGGTGATGTTCTTTTGCTGGATAATTGGGCTGCCCTTCATGCCCGAAGATCATTCGATCCACCTCGCCGTATACTAGCTTCACTTTGCAAGTAG